The Culex pipiens pallens isolate TS chromosome 2, TS_CPP_V2, whole genome shotgun sequence DNA window CTCAATtgtttatgctattttttcgttTTGATGGTTTTTCAGATGGTGAGCGGTTTTAatggaaataatattttatatttaaaatataaattcttcCTTTTATTGCAGGGATCATATGAAATTGTATATCATCCAGAGGCCGCAACTGCGTTCTTTTATTATTAAACGCAGTTAAGGGGATGTGGTTGAGACtttgttacatttttgtttGCCAAAAACGGATTCCGGATGTGACCACCGGGGAATATGGGAACCGGCCAGGAGACACTAAAGACACTCTTGATACAAAAtaaacaagttttatacgtcgCATGGCCAGTTAACCGACGAGTTAACGCAGTTTCTTAAATACGGTTCTGGATTTGGCCACCGAAGATCGTGAAACCGGTTCCGATATTCCAGtctcatggatttttttttgctgttctaggattgttttgcatgagaTTTCATGTTTAAAGAAATGGAATCAAAATggagtcaaaattgtcaaatctgGATCTTAGGTGGATCGTATCCCGGCCACCGGTCTGTGCGTTGATTTTCCGTCAGGTTCTATTTTCTGATACTTAAACATAGCTATTGATGGTTTACGTGGAACTAGAGAGAGGTACTCTTTGGTGGAACCATGTTTCGGtcaatttttggtcattttcccACATTTACCCATCGACAAGCGCCATTTAGCGTAATCAAAATCAAGGCCGACATCTCTCAGGCTGCTGACCTTAAGGGTCAGGAAGTGTCCTCTTTAAGCATGCCCGGATTAGCGTATGGCTGGGCACCACGATCTGCACCGATTGGGAAGCCAACCATGCCCGATATCCATACCCCCCGTGCATACCGGGTCGGATGGTTCCATAAGACCGATCGCGAAAGTCTCAGAACCGTAGATTCCGCCACCGGAAACCAGACAACcgcagccaaaaccaacaagCCAAAAACGTCAGCCAGCAGACAAAGTTCCTACGAACATCTCAGATTGACAatcaacaattatttttaaaaaatgtctaagCCTACTTTCCTGCCTTCTCTAGGTTTTCAGGGCTTTCCTCATTGCGACGATATCTTGCTGCGGCGATTAATTGGAGCGCAGGATTCtaatttttctcgaaattattaatatgttaaataaagcaatttttattgtatttaacgcttctccACTAGCTTCAGCTCAAGGTAGGCCAATATTCGAGTCCTAGCTGTACCGATTcatacggtacgccaccggtcacttccgaataccccaggacggttccggatggaggtttcgacgcgcgacagcagtgtaacacgatggtcacgtttccggcctcaatcaggatagtcttggaggagttggccgttgattcgggaagggtggtcgacgttttccggctggaaagtaaagtgcctgaacggggagttcccgatcctggaagcgcatccggaacatggagttgatgaggccctcggaacggaattcgattttgagcacgtaatcctacttcgggaatgacacagatttttttttggctcactgtccaggttcattcggctgaagctgcgccgtcgcgaggtgagtgtttgtgggcgggaagttgctaaaagagatggaaagtaagtgaagttggctagccactgcacacattctcaatactcaccggtgttgtaaaccgccggcaccgagtgcaacatctgcgctgaccacctccgattatgtagcttttcgtcgtcctcctcttcgtcggatccttctcctcaccgtgaaaataaactttctcgtacttgtccaaaaaccggaagttaatcttcttcaacgcaatctcgttgttcacgcaacgcttcggcagcgccatctcctcgatgatctcgccccagtcctcgcgggaattgaccttcaatcaccaatcccgggccaccaccaccgaatacaaccggtgcgaatccacattcctacctctcatcctacaaaaacaaacaaaatcaatcacaaaccccCCAAAACATCCAAACTTCCTTCTTACGCATTCCGGccgtggaacagctgcagttcctgcaggaagctggccttgtccttttcGAGCACTCAACATCGTCCCGCTCCtgcaccaccctccttcgaaggcgttccgctgctgctgtttggctcacgaaggtttccgcgtccgagtcctggttgctgccgcggtcggctttgctttgcgtcctagactcaccagcaccaccggacccaccaaagtgtttgtttacatttgcgacttaggcgtacacggttacacgagaacgtcaaaatgaaagaaattttacagtcgaattaaaaggaaaaacttttaaatcagtgagcaatgagattttcaaaaactgtagcagtaaaagttttcattttcaaaacaagaaaaaaacttttaatgtagcaaattttaacaactttttgattcgaaagtaagttacttttgtcattaccgtaatattttttgtgtgcaGATTCACACTTGAACATGTTCACTCCATCGTGGACTTGGGCGTCAAGATTGTATTCAACCAGCACGTCTCCATCACGTGAGGGTCCTCAAAACGTTGTACTTTTCGCTGGTCCGCCGTATTTTGCTGCACGCCGTACACGGTACGGTGTGGGCGCCGTTTTACGCAGTACATCAACAGAAGATCGAGAGCATCCAGCGTCGGCTCGTAAGATTTGCTGATCGAGTGTTGCCCTGGAACGACCCTGTTACACTGGTACCCTACTCGGCTTGCCTACACTCCAACATAGACGAAATCTTGTTCAACGACTGTTTGTCTTGCGGAACCACATTGACTGCAGTGACCTGCTTGAGGACGTACACATCCGAGTTCCTCAAAGAGAACTCCGGAACTACCAGCTTCTCGCCGTACCAAAAACACCCgtctattttaaaatattttgactaTAATGTGTGTAGTAAATCTGTAATTAAGAGTAGAATTTTGTTGCTTGAactgttaaattaaaatttaatgataattAAAACCCATAATAATTAATCGGGAATTGTCTCGatagcagcatccgattgcttgccttgagtaTAAATCTATAACCTTTGAACACACTATGCCAATGGTCGCAACGTttgcttagagcgtatcctagACCTTCAAAAAACCGTtaaactccaagcgaaactaacttggggacaccgtggagattttccattttctcctttaaaaaaagtggagcatcaatacttcccgtcttccgaatccctttccttgtccctggtgcgtgGTGGAGacgggagcggccggcaatggatggttGTCATTGTGGAATTGCTTCTTTTCCCAATTATCTTTTCGTAGGCAACATGGACTTAGACAATCATCAAttaacatggcgaaatccagtctgcaatccgctaaaatcaccgtctcctagcgaagcgaaacGAATTAAGAGTAGAATTTGGTTGCTTTGCTTAATTAGTAAGAAAACTTCAAGTCTACAAAGAGCatagataaataaataaatgttagaTTAATGAAATTCGCTTAGTTTTGGGTAATTATAATTCAATATGAATAAACGAAAATAAGCGTGTCACATAATGTTTACAGATTTTCCCAACATCTGCAGAGAGAAACTCGCAACACTGCCCCCTGCTTGACAGCTCCCCGCTTTTCGCCACCGTCAGCGAAACGAAAACGTTTCTCTTTTCGGAAACGTCAGATCGATTTTCCCATGACTGCGGCAGAGTGAGGCATTTTTGCTCAATTTCCACCCGAAATAATCGTAAGTTTGGTGCaaaacttggtgaaaagtaCGCATCCACCTCCCCTCTGCGCCGGAGCGGTGGAGTTTACTGGTTTGCCGGTGATATTCCACCGTAAAATCGGCTTTTCCGTCGGCGACACCTGCGTGGCAATTTTCGGCTCCAGACACCAGCGAGAGAAGAAGGGCGAAAAATGCGAACCCTAACCTCAATGCCGAGCAGTTGTTGACTAATTTCGCCTTCTTTTTGTTTCTTCCGGCAGGCCgaatacaacaacaacaaactctTCAAGCCCCAAGGATGTCGCGTTTCTTTGCCGGTGGTTCCGAGTCCGATTCGGACAGCTCGTCCGATAGCGAGCCAATCCAGCGCCAGACTGCGCCGCAATTTACCGTGAGTTTGAAAGTTGCTTTTGCGTTGCGAAATTCTCAACTTGTTTCGTCTTTTTTTCCGACAGTTTAGCGATGAGGAGGAGGACGTCAAGCGGGTGGTGCGCTCCACCAAGGAGAAGCGCTACGAGGACCTGTCCAACATCATCAAGAGCATCCGGAACTACAAGAAGATCAAGGACATGTCCAGTTTGCTGAGCAGCTTCGAGGATTTGACGCGGGCGTACGCGAAGGCCTTGCCGGTCATTACGAAGGAGGAGAACGGCGTTTGTCCGCGGTTCATCATCCGGGCGCTGGCCGAGCTGGAGGACTTTATCAACGAGGTGTGGGATGACCGCGAGGGCCGTAAGAATCTGTCCAAGAACAATTCCAAGTCGCTGGGAGCGTTGCGTCAAAAGTTCCGCAAGTACATCAAGGACTTTGATAGCGATTTGAAGAAGTTCCGCGAGTCTCCGGATGCGGCCGACGACGAGGATGAGGAAGAGGAAAAGAAGGAGGAGGAAGAGTCGGACGATGAGGAAGCTGCCGTTGCTCCGGCTGCCAAGGCCGTCTCTTTCAAGAAGGACACGGTTGAGAAGGTCAAGGTCGAGAAGGACGATGACGATTCGGATGATTCGATCGACTGGGGCCAGGACTCGGACTCGGACGAAAGTTCGTCGGAAGAGGAAGCTTACGGGGCTAACATTCGCGAGCGTTTCTTGAAGCGTCCGGAGAAGGAGGACGGCGATGATGGTGAGAAGAAGAAGGAAAAGAAGAAGACCAAGGAAACCAAGGACAGCCGCAAGAAGAAGCGTGTCGAAGATGACGATGACGAGGGCTGGGAGGTTGTCAACGGCAAGAGTTCCGCCACGTCGGAGAAGCCCAAGATGTTCGCCAAGGATGCCGAAATCGATGTCGCACTTGTCGTTAACAAGCTCAACGAAGTTATGGCCGCCCGTGGTAAGAAGAGAACCGATCGTAAGCTGCAGATTGAGTTCCTGCGCGAGCTGCGTACAATCTCGGAGGAGAAAAAGCTTGGCGCGGCCGTGGCGGCCAAGATTCGCTTCAACATCGTTTCGGCCATTTTCGATTACAACCCGAAGGTCTCCGAACCCATGAAGCTGGAGCATTGGTCCAAGCTGCTGGAGGAAATTCAAGCTCTCATCAAGCTGCTGCTGGCCAACGAAGACATTGTCCTGTCGGAGAACATCTTGGACGAGAACGAAGAGTACGATACGGCTCCGTACAAGATTCGTGGCTGCATGCTGACTGCCGTCGAGCGTTTGGATGACGAGTTCACCAAACTGCTGAAGGAGTGCGATCCCCACAGCAACGAGTACGTCGATCGTCTCAAGGACGAAGTCACCGTGACCAACGTCATCGAGCAGGTCGTTCAGTACGTCGAGCGTCTGGGCAACGAAATGGAAACTTGCCGCATCTATCTGCGCAAGATCGACCATCTGTACTACAAGTTCGACCCGAACGTGCTGAAGAAGCGCAAGGCGCAACTCCCGGCTTCAACTCTCACTTCCGTCGACGAAATGGAACGTTTGTGCCGTTTCATCTACGCTAAGGATCAAACCGATCGTCTTCGAACGCGCGCTATCCTGTCGCACATCTTCCATCACGCGCTGCACGACAACTGGTTCCAGGCGCGCGACTTGGTGCTGATGTCCCATCTGCAGGAAACCATCCACCACTCGGATCCGCCAACCCAAATTCTGTACAACCGTACGATGGCCAATCTGGGACTGTGTGCGTTCCGTCACGGAAACATCAAGGATGCCCACCAGTGTTTGGTCGATCTGATGATGACCGGAAAGCCGAAGGAACTGCTCGCCCAGGGTCTGGTTCCGCAGCGCCAGAACGAACGTTCGCTGGAGCAGGAAAAGGTCGAGAAGCAGCGCCAAATGCCATTCCACATGCACATTAATTTGGAGCTGCTCGAGTGCGTCTATCTGGTGTCCGCCATGCTGCTGGAAATTCCGTACATGGCAGCTCACGAGTTTGACGCCCGCCGTCGCATGATCAGCAAGACGTTCTACCAGCAGCTGCGTTCTTCCGAGAGACAATCGCTCGTGGGTAAGTTTCCCCTTCACATTTAAATGTCAATGAAACCGCTCTAACCAACTTGTTTCCCCCAACCAGGTCCCCCAGAATCAATGCGCGAGCACGTCGTTGCCGCTGCAAAGGCCATGCGCCACGGCGACTGGCAAGCTTGCTCCAACTTTATCGTCAACAAGAAGATGAACGTGAAGGTGTGGGACCTGTTCTACGAGGCCGATCGCGTCCGCGAAATGCTCGCCAAGTTCATTAAGGAGGAAGCGCTGCGCACCTATCTCTTCACCTACTCGAACGTGTACGCCTCCATCAGCGTTCCCTATCTGGCGGAAATGTTCGATCTGCCCAAGAGCAAGGTCCACTCGCTCATCAGCAAAATGATCATCAACGAAGAGCTGATGGCGTCGCTGGACGATCCGACCGAAACCGTCGTGCTGCACCGCTCCGAACCGTCCCGTCTGCAGGCCCTCTCGATGCAGCTGGCCGACAAGGTCACCAATCTGGTCGATTCCAACGAGCGCGTGTTCGAGATGAAGCAGGGCAACTTCTTCCAGCGAGGTGGCAACCAGGGCTACAACCGCGATCGCCAGAACTATcgcaaccagaaccagaaccgcGAAAACTGGAACAACAACCGGCGCCAGGACCGTGGAAACCGTAACCGTAACCAAAACCGCGATCGCGAGCAGCGTGAACAGCACCGTGTTGAATTCGAAGAAAAGGCCGAGTAAACGACACGGCAAAAAAGCGGGGAGGCAGCCAAACCGGTCCCGTTCGtacatctgcaaaaaaaaagtataatagTTTCCACAAGCGTAACAgtttttgccaattttcaaacttaatcacacaaacacacagacatatTTAGATATCTAACGGTAGaatgaattcaaaaatacataaatgtgGTTATCCCGATCTGGGAGTTTGCCCGGCCGCTTGCAGTTGGGGACAGATTTTCAGATCGGGGCAAACCATTTggagacaacaacaacaacaacaattttaCCAACATGTAACTTCTTCTGATGACAATTGCCTACATACATTATTCGAAAGCGTATTTAAATTGTGACTGTATTTAATCTAAGCATAAAACTAGAAATATACCGTACGGGAAGAAAACAAAACAGGCAgattttacttttacttttcgTGACCTCTGTCTAACTATActgttattttttcactaaTAAAT harbors:
- the LOC120419573 gene encoding eukaryotic translation initiation factor 3 subunit C, producing MSRFFAGGSESDSDSSSDSEPIQRQTAPQFTFSDEEEDVKRVVRSTKEKRYEDLSNIIKSIRNYKKIKDMSSLLSSFEDLTRAYAKALPVITKEENGVCPRFIIRALAELEDFINEVWDDREGRKNLSKNNSKSLGALRQKFRKYIKDFDSDLKKFRESPDAADDEDEEEEKKEEEESDDEEAAVAPAAKAVSFKKDTVEKVKVEKDDDDSDDSIDWGQDSDSDESSSEEEAYGANIRERFLKRPEKEDGDDGEKKKEKKKTKETKDSRKKKRVEDDDDEGWEVVNGKSSATSEKPKMFAKDAEIDVALVVNKLNEVMAARGKKRTDRKLQIEFLRELRTISEEKKLGAAVAAKIRFNIVSAIFDYNPKVSEPMKLEHWSKLLEEIQALIKLLLANEDIVLSENILDENEEYDTAPYKIRGCMLTAVERLDDEFTKLLKECDPHSNEYVDRLKDEVTVTNVIEQVVQYVERLGNEMETCRIYLRKIDHLYYKFDPNVLKKRKAQLPASTLTSVDEMERLCRFIYAKDQTDRLRTRAILSHIFHHALHDNWFQARDLVLMSHLQETIHHSDPPTQILYNRTMANLGLCAFRHGNIKDAHQCLVDLMMTGKPKELLAQGLVPQRQNERSLEQEKVEKQRQMPFHMHINLELLECVYLVSAMLLEIPYMAAHEFDARRRMISKTFYQQLRSSERQSLVGPPESMREHVVAAAKAMRHGDWQACSNFIVNKKMNVKVWDLFYEADRVREMLAKFIKEEALRTYLFTYSNVYASISVPYLAEMFDLPKSKVHSLISKMIINEELMASLDDPTETVVLHRSEPSRLQALSMQLADKVTNLVDSNERVFEMKQGNFFQRGGNQGYNRDRQNYRNQNQNRENWNNNRRQDRGNRNRNQNRDREQREQHRVEFEEKAE